In a genomic window of Desulfopila inferna:
- a CDS encoding efflux RND transporter periplasmic adaptor subunit yields the protein MKYSLSKLAFFILLLAGIGGLLWMYGPFFKESGDSLKKESGDRVIPVEVAAITHDSIQLRRTFSGALEPRAEFVVAPKVGGRLERLSVNLADFVGRGQVVAELENDEYIQAVALARADLAVAQANLSEARSEAEIAGRELERVETLRKRGVASETQLDSAKAAHLAKRAKREVAEANVTRAESQVATANIRLGYTRITAGWSGGADRRVVAERFVDEGATVSANTPLLRIVEIDPIIGVIFVTEHDYARMQPGLGVSLVTDAYPGEKFSGTIERIAPVFKEATRQARVELVVDNDQLRLKPGMFIRATVVLEQIAEATLVPEEALAKRDDRSGIFLVSEDGRSVSWKPVDTGIREGDAVQIVGDQLTGRVVTLGQQLLNDGSQITIPDEISVTNGSTEKAIQ from the coding sequence ATGAAATATTCATTGAGCAAACTCGCATTCTTCATACTTCTGCTTGCCGGGATTGGCGGACTCTTGTGGATGTATGGACCCTTTTTCAAAGAGTCCGGTGATTCACTGAAGAAGGAAAGTGGAGATCGTGTGATTCCCGTAGAGGTTGCAGCCATAACTCATGATTCCATCCAGCTGCGTCGAACATTCAGCGGGGCTCTTGAACCCCGAGCGGAATTTGTGGTGGCCCCAAAGGTAGGTGGCCGCTTGGAACGGTTGAGTGTCAATCTTGCCGATTTCGTTGGGCGCGGCCAGGTGGTAGCCGAGTTGGAGAACGATGAATATATTCAGGCAGTAGCCCTCGCCCGGGCAGATCTTGCCGTGGCCCAGGCCAATCTCTCCGAGGCCCGCAGTGAGGCGGAGATTGCCGGTCGTGAGCTGGAAAGGGTGGAGACCCTGCGGAAGCGGGGAGTCGCCTCCGAGACTCAGCTTGATTCGGCCAAAGCGGCTCATCTTGCCAAGCGGGCAAAACGCGAAGTGGCTGAGGCGAATGTAACCCGGGCCGAATCACAGGTGGCGACGGCCAATATCCGGCTGGGGTATACCAGGATTACGGCAGGATGGAGTGGAGGCGCCGACAGACGGGTAGTCGCGGAGCGTTTCGTCGACGAGGGAGCAACGGTTTCGGCGAACACCCCTCTGCTTCGCATTGTTGAGATCGATCCCATTATCGGTGTGATTTTTGTAACAGAACATGATTACGCGAGAATGCAGCCAGGCCTCGGTGTCTCTCTGGTAACCGATGCCTATCCCGGTGAAAAATTTTCAGGAACCATAGAACGTATCGCCCCGGTTTTTAAAGAGGCGACTCGTCAGGCGCGGGTTGAACTGGTTGTTGACAATGATCAGCTGCGCCTGAAACCGGGAATGTTTATCCGGGCCACAGTAGTTCTTGAGCAAATAGCAGAGGCTACTTTGGTACCCGAAGAGGCTTTGGCCAAGCGTGATGATCGAAGCGGAATCTTTCTGGTGAGTGAAGATGGTCGCTCGGTCAGTTGGAAGCCGGTCGATACGGGCATTCGTGAGGGCGACGCTGTTCAGATTGTCGGTGATCAGCTCACCGGACGCGTGGTTACCCTGGGCCAGCAGCTGCTTAATGACGGTTCGCAAATTACCATTCCCGATGAAATATCGGTTACCAACGGTTCTACGGAAAAGGCGATACAATGA
- a CDS encoding SDR family oxidoreductase: MPEKTILITGATGYIGRRLCQRLLPRDEYRLRLLVRNRRKVHTAVADQVEIVEGSTFDMEPLRQALAGVDTAFYLIHSMGGKENYWELDKKSADNFRTACIEAGVKRIVYLGGLGVKESASKHLLSRLETGEVLGAEPGKIQTIWLRAGAIIGSGSSSFEIIRHLTQKLPVMITPKWVRTKTQPISIEDVLNYLESSINIGYYRDLVVDIGAERLSFEEMMMQTAEVMGLKRFLLPVPLLTPRLSSYWVILITPLPFRLATALVEGLKSETVMQNDHAEKYYPEIRPMSFREAVIRANNELQQNQVISRWCDSSGEQACDVKDFDDPGGAVFRDIRIVPYANGEKQEQVFQAACDLGGQKGWFKYNILWRMRGFIDKISGGYGLNRGRRQHRELRIGDALDFWKVADIKNGKRLLLYAQMKLPGQAWLEFDCQPEQLVQTAHYIPRGLLGRLYWYAVTPLHHFVFADLAKTVVSDSKKLEE; the protein is encoded by the coding sequence CTGCCGAGAGATGAATACAGGCTGCGCCTTCTGGTGCGCAACCGCCGCAAGGTTCACACCGCAGTGGCTGACCAGGTGGAGATTGTCGAAGGGAGTACATTTGACATGGAGCCGCTGAGGCAGGCCCTTGCCGGAGTAGACACGGCTTTTTATCTGATTCATTCCATGGGAGGCAAGGAAAATTACTGGGAGCTTGATAAAAAAAGTGCCGACAATTTCCGCACGGCCTGTATTGAAGCCGGGGTCAAACGCATCGTTTACCTCGGTGGTCTCGGGGTCAAGGAAAGTGCAAGCAAGCATCTGCTCAGCCGGCTGGAGACCGGCGAGGTTCTCGGTGCCGAACCGGGGAAAATACAGACCATCTGGCTGCGCGCCGGGGCAATCATTGGCTCAGGCAGTTCAAGCTTTGAGATCATTCGTCATCTTACCCAAAAGCTGCCTGTTATGATCACGCCCAAGTGGGTGCGCACCAAAACCCAGCCGATCAGCATAGAAGATGTTCTCAATTATCTGGAGTCCTCCATAAATATTGGATATTACAGAGATCTAGTGGTGGATATCGGGGCTGAACGCTTGAGTTTCGAGGAGATGATGATGCAGACTGCCGAAGTAATGGGGCTGAAGCGGTTTCTGCTGCCGGTACCTCTGCTTACGCCCCGTCTCTCTTCCTACTGGGTAATCCTCATCACCCCTCTGCCTTTCCGGCTGGCAACCGCCCTTGTCGAAGGGCTGAAGAGTGAAACCGTCATGCAGAATGACCATGCCGAAAAATATTACCCCGAGATAAGGCCCATGTCCTTCCGCGAGGCGGTCATCAGGGCCAACAACGAACTTCAACAGAATCAGGTAATCAGCCGCTGGTGCGACAGCAGCGGCGAACAGGCCTGTGACGTCAAGGATTTCGATGATCCAGGAGGGGCGGTATTCCGCGATATCCGTATTGTTCCCTATGCCAATGGAGAAAAACAGGAGCAGGTTTTTCAGGCTGCCTGTGATCTCGGTGGGCAAAAGGGCTGGTTCAAGTACAACATTCTCTGGCGAATGCGGGGATTCATAGATAAAATATCAGGAGGGTACGGTCTCAACAGGGGCAGAAGGCAGCACCGTGAGCTGCGGATCGGGGATGCTCTCGATTTCTGGAAAGTAGCTGATATCAAAAACGGAAAACGTCTGCTGCTTTACGCCCAGATGAAACTGCCGGGCCAGGCCTGGCTGGAGTTTGACTGCCAACCCGAGCAGCTGGTGCAAACAGCCCACTATATTCCGCGTGGACTGCTGGGCAGACTCTACTGGTATGCGGTCACTCCTCTGCACCATTTTGTTTTTGCGGATCTGGCCAAAACCGTTGTGAGTGATTCAAAGAAATTGGAAGAGTAA